A window of the Cucurbita pepo subsp. pepo cultivar mu-cu-16 chromosome LG01, ASM280686v2, whole genome shotgun sequence genome harbors these coding sequences:
- the LOC111778587 gene encoding zinc finger HIT domain-containing protein 2, with the protein MEEEIRTSVDSSSSVNLPLRTVCHVCHKQFSQYTCPRCNSRYCSLQCYKSHSNRCTESFMRENVVEELRQLRTDDRTKRKTLDILKRFHSEEEMEDLDEDDSTLSEETIEKVLAGGQLSFDDLSAEEKKRFLRAMASGELSKMIEPWEAWWTKPSARTISLSKEGTTLVQLHAEQQSTISLTSGVEANQSSEIPRAPDTPLPLLSKLSSAKPSPLLAVHLVDIIYSYCFTLRLYNGDWQSDAIGSALVVLSVSSVLGQSGQPETVLEALSSCLEQTCSPAYRHVGGLQLGLSIIDDVAILLSLGGPALVCLLCDLQRLIQAGERDLKSEKRRKKSRWSDIGTKLKHADRKIFFIMCWVHEQPSEAWSTLENIVKMEKSSIMEFENHKMSTKMDSKAKRSDKVLIEEIK; encoded by the exons ATGGAGGAGGAGATACGAACCTCTGTTGATTCGTCTTCTTCCGTCAATCTTCCTTTGCGGACCGTCTGTCATGT GTGCCACAAGCAATTTTCACAGTATACGTGTCCTCGTTGTAATTCTCGGTACTGTTCTCTGCAATGCTACAAG TCTCATAGTAATCGTTGTACCGAGTCCTTTATGCGAGAAAATGTTGTTGAGGAGCTGCGGCAATTGCGGACGGATGATCGTACTAAACGTAAAACGCTTgacattttgaaaagatttcATTCGGAAGAGGAAATGGAAGACTTGGATGAGGATG ATTCAACTTTATCCGAGGAAACTATTGAAAAAGTTCTTGCTG GTGGCCAACTCAGTTTTGATGATCTGTCTGCGGAGGAGAAGAAACGTTTCTTAAGAGCTATGGCATCAGGAGAGTTAAGCAAAATGATTGAACCTTGGGAAGCTTGGTGGACGAAACCTTCTGCTAGAACCATATCTCTGAGCAAAGAAGGAACAACACTTGTTCAACTCCATGCTGAGCAGCAATCAACAATTTCACTAACAAGTGGAGTAGAAGCGAACCAATCAAGTGAAATTCCACGAGCACCCGATACCCCATTACCTCTGCTTAGCAAGCTTAGTTCTGCAAAGCCATCACCTCTCTTGGCTGTTCATCTGGTTGATATCATCTATAGTTACTGTTTCACACTTCGCTTGTATAATGGAGACTGGCAGTCAGATGCTATAGGATCAGCTCTGGTTGTTTTGAGTGTCTCCTCTGTCTTGGGCCAAAGTGGTCAACCAGAAACAGTTCTAGAAGCCCTATCATCTTGCTTGGAACAAACCTGCTCCCCCGCTTACCGACACGTGGGGGGCTTGCAGCTTGGATTGAGTATTATCGACGATGTTGCAATCCTGCTTTCTCTGGGCGGTCCTGCTTTAGTGTGCTTGCTTTGCGACTTGCAGAGGCTTATTCAAGCTGGGGAAAGAGATTTGAAATcagaaaagaggagaaaaaaatctAGATGGTCAGACATTGGTACTAAGCTTAAACACGCTGACAGGAAGATCTTTTTCATCATGTGCTGGGTTCACGAGCAGCCAAGTGAAGCTTGGTCAACTTTGGAGAACATTGTGAAAATGGAGAAGAGTTCAATAATGGAGTTTGAGAATCATAAAATGTCTACAAAAATGGATAGCAAGGCCAAAAGAAGCGACAAAGTTTTGATAGAGGAGATAAAATGA
- the LOC111778577 gene encoding intron-binding protein aquarius-like — MPKVYGTGVYDFKRHRVAEYPVESNEVDDKPVESLPGATLPNTITLDEIQRDRLTKIATANWSKVSDPSKPEKPFDPELVKKIYETELSVKEGRKTVPLQRVMILEVSQYLENYLWPNFDPETATFEHVMSMILMVNEKFRENVAAWVCFYDRKDIFKGFLERVLRLKEGREISIAEKTNYLVFMINAFQSLEDEIVSETVLRIAGLQSWHSLSYGRFQMELCLNTDIIKKWKRMIKREAKEFIKRGEVYDPLSTLEVKFLRNLIEEFLEVLDGEVFPQSNSGDENDQFVANGLIDGDNACILYCERFMEFLIDLLSQLPTRRFLRPLVADVAVVAKCHLSALYKHEKGKLFAQLVDLLQFYEGFEINDHVGTQLTDDEVLQSHYDRVQSFQLLAFKKIPKLRELALANVGSIHKRVDLAKKLSVLSLPELKDLVCSKLKLVSKEDPWSDRVDFLIEVVVSFFEKQQSQKEAINALPLYPNEEIMWDESVVPSINYSGEGCLALPKLNLQFLTLHDYLLRNFNLFRLESTYEIREDIQEAVPHLLAYINNEGQTAFRGWSRMAVPIKEFKITEVKQPNIGEVKPSSVTADVTFSISSYRAQIRSEWNALKEHDVLFLLSISPSFEPLSSEEAAKASVPQRLGLQCVRGCEIIEIRDEEGTLMNDFTGRIKPDEWKPPKGELRTVTIALDTAQYHMDVSAIAEKGTEDVYGTFNVLMRRKPKENNFKAILESIRDLMNEYCIVPDWLHNILLGYGNPSAAQWSNMPDLLETVDFKDTFLDADHLKECFPDYQVCFTNSDGEEILHPSSPFRIRLPRVLRGSNHALPENKKSSGISKDDVNMMDCAEKEKLIVEAYTPPDPGPYPQDQPKQNSVRFTPTQVGAIISGVQPGLTMVVGPPGTGKTDTAVQVLNVLYHNCPSQRTLIITHSNQALNDLFEKIMERDVPARYLLRLGQGEQELATDLDFSRQGRVNSMLVRRLELLSEVERLARSLQLPEDVGYTCETAGYFWLLHVYSRWEQFIAACAGNEDKSNFVQERFPFKDFFSNSPNPVFTGESFDKDMRAAKGCFRHLKTMFQELEECRAFELLKSTADRANYLMTKQAKIVAMTCTHAALKRKDFLRLGFKYDNLLMEESAQILEIETFIPMLLQRQEDGYARLKRCILIGDHHQLPPVVKNMAFQKYSHMDQSLFTRFVRLGIPYIELNAQGRARPSIAKLYNWRYKELGDLPYLKEAASFHRANAGFSYDYQLVDVPDYQGRGETAPSPWFYQNEGEAEYVVSVYIYMRLLGYPANKISILTTYNGQKLLIRDVINRRCVPYNFIGAPSKVTTVDKFQGQQNDYILLSLVRTRFVGHLRDVRRLIVAMSRARLGLYVFCRRSLFEQCYELQPTFQLLLQRPDRLALNLNEITSYTERNVADTGPVYHVSGSEEMASILEQLYQIRISSHPYDGYITHPGDDIQQNDVPAQNDMDTEQANNDSVSDITVETSKTDGLANGTNGTNGDSSIENGSTGNEDNDTKKYGGPKEEPMLEDSSTKNEDNETDKDDGNTMLQERTTTMEE, encoded by the exons ATGCCGAAGGTGTATGGAACTGGTGTTTACGATTTCAAGCGCCACAGAGTGGCGGAGTACCCAGTTGAGTCCAATGAGGTCGACGACAAGCCCGTGGAGTCTTTGCCTGGTGCGACACTGCCAAACACTATAACGCTAGATGAGATTCAGCGAGACCGGCTGACGAAGATTGCGACGGCGAACTGGTCGAAAGTAAGCGACCCTTCGAAGCCTGAGAAACCCTTCGATCCAGAGTTAGTAAAGAAGATTTATGAGACGGAGCTTTCGGTTAAAGAAGGGCGGAAGACCGTGCCTCTGCAGAGGGTGATGATTTTAGAGGTCAGTCAGTACTTGGAAAACTATTTGTGGCCTAATTTTGACCCGGAGACTGCGACGTTCGAGCATGTAATGTCGATGATTCTCATGGTTAATGAAAAG TTTCGAGAGAATGTAGCAGCTTGGGTATGTTTTTATGATCGGAAAGACATCTTTAAGGGGTTTCTTGAGAGGGTTCTTCGACTGAAGGAG GGAAGAGAAATAAGCATTGCGGAGAAGACAAATTATCTTGTTTTTATGATTAATGCCTTTCAG AGCTTGGAGGATGAGATTGTCAGTGAGACTGTATTGAGAATAGCAGGCCTGCAGTCTTGGCACAGTTTATCTTATGGCCGTTTTCAG ATGGAGCTTTGCCTTAATACTgatataataaagaaatggaaaaggatGATTAAGAGAGAGGCTAAAGAGTTTATTAAACGAGGGGAAGTTTATGATCCACTGTCAACTCTTGAAGTGAAGTTTTTAAGAAACCTCATTGAAGAGTTCCTGGAG GTTTTGGATGGTGAAGTGTTCCCTCAAAGTAACTCAGGTGATGAAAATGATCAATTTGTTGCCAATGGATTGATAGATGGAGACAATGCTTGCATTTTGTATTGCGAGAGGTTCATGGAGTTTCTGATTGACCTTTTAAGTCAACTCCCTACAAGGAG ATTCCTTCGACCTCTTGTTGCTGATGTTGCTGTTGTTGCCAAATGTCATTTAAGTGCTCTTTACAAACATGAAAAAGGTAAACTTTTTGCTCAGCTGGTTGATCTGCTGCAGTTCTACGAAGGATTTGAGATCAATGATCATGTTGGAACACAGTTGACGGATGATGAGGTTCTCCAATCTCATTATGACCGTGTCCAATCTTTTCAGCTTCTTGCATTTAAGAAGATTCCAAAG ctgcGGGAACTCGCATTGGCCAATGTTGGTTCAATTCATAAACGCGTTGACCTTGCCAAGAAACTATCTGTGCTTTCTCTTCCAGAGCTGAAAGATTTGGTTTGCTCTAAG CTCAAGTTAGTGTCAAAAGAAGATCCTTGGTCGGATAGAGTTGATTTTTTGATTGAGGTTGTCGTTTCCTTTTTCGAGAAGCAACAGTCTCAAAAGGAAGCCATTAATGCACTTCCACTATACCCAAATGAGGAGATTATGTGGGATGAGAGTGTTGTGCCAAGCATTAATTATTCGGGGGAAGGTTGCTTGGCACTTCCAAAGTTAAATTTACAGTTTTTAACGCTCCATGACTATCTTCTGAGAAATTTCAATCTCTTCCGCCTGGAATCAACTTATGAGATCCGTGAAGACATTCAGGAAGCTGTACCCCATCTCCTTGCCTACATTAATAATGAGGGACAAACTGCTTTCCGTGGCTGGTCAAGAATGGCTGTGCCTATTAAAGAATTCAAGATTACTGAGGTAAAGCAGCCAAATATTGGGGAAGTCAAGCCTTCATCTGTAACGGCAGATGTCACTTTTAGCATTTCTAGCTATAGAGCCCAAATAAGATCTGAATGGAATGCTCTGAAGGAGCacgatgttttatttttactttctatTAGTCCTTCATTTGAGCCTCTAAGTTCAGAGGAAGCTGCCAAGGCTAGTGTTCCTCAACGTCTTGGCCTTCAGTGTGTACGTGGATGTGAAATTATTGAGATTCGTGATGAAGAGGGAACTCTGATGAATGACTTTACTGGAAGAATTAAACCGGATGAGTGGAAGCCTCCTAAAGGGGAATTGAGAACTGTAACTATTGCTTTAGATACAGCACAGTACCATATGGATGTCAGTGCTATTGCAGAGAAGGGTACAGAAGATGTTTATGGGACGTTTAATGTCTTGATGAGGAGGAAACCgaaggaaaataattttaaagctaTTCTGGAATCTATCAGGGATCTTATGAATGAATACTGTATAGTTCCTGATTGGTTGCATAATATACTTCTTGGTTATGGGAATCCTTCTGCTGCTCAATGGTCTAACATGCCAGATCTTTTGGAAACAGTAGACTTTAAAGATACATTTCTTGATGCCGATCATTTGAAAGAATGTTTTCCAGATTATCAG GTCTGTTTTACAAATTCAGATGGTGAGGAGATTTTGCACCCAAGTTCCCCTTTCCGTATTAGGCTTCCTAGAGTTCTTAGAGGTAGCAATCATGCCCTCCCCGAGAATAAGAAGTCTTCAGGCATTTCAAAGGATGATGTAAACATGATGGATTGTGCTGAGAAGGAGAAGCTTATAGTTGAGGCGTATACTCCTCCTGACCCGGGTCCTTATCCTCAAGATCAGCCAAAACAGAACTCTGTCAGATTTACTCCAACACAG GTTGGAGCAATCATCTCTGGTGTTCAACCTGGATTAACCATGGTTGTTGGCCCCCCTGGTACTGGAAAGACTGACACAGCTGTTCAAGTTCTAAATGTTCTTTATCACAATTGTCCATCACAGAGAACATTGATAATCACTCACTCAAATCAAGCTCTGAATGACCTATTCGAGAAAATAATGGAG AGAGATGTTCCTGCCCGCTATCTGCTTCGCCTTGGTCAAGGTGAACAAGAGTTAGCTACTGATCTTGATTTCAGCCGGCAAGGGCGTGTCAATTCGATGCTTGTGCGAAGGTTGGAATTGCTAAGTGAAGTGGAGAGGCTGGCAAGATCTCTCCAACTCCCTGAAGACGTTGGATATACTTGTGAAACTGCTGGATACTTTTGGTTACTGCATGTGTACTCACGCTGGGAGCAATTCATAGCCGCCTGTGCTGGAAATGAggataaatcaaattttgtcCAAGAGAGATTTCCCTTCAAggattttttctcaaattcaCCAAATCCAGTTTTCACAGGTGAATCTTTTGATAAAGATATGCGGGCAGCTAAGGGGTGCTTTCGTCATCTTAAGACAATGTTTCAGGAGCTTGAAGAGTGTAGGGCTTTTGAATTACTCAAGTCTACAGCTGATCGTGCAAACTACTTGATGACTAAGCAGGCAAAGATTGTTGCAATGACATGCACTCATGCTGCCCTAAAGAGGAAAGATTTTCTTCGGTTAGGCTTCAAGTATGATAATTTGCTAATGGAAGAAAGTGCACaaatattagaaattgaaACTTTCATACCAATGTTACTTCAGAGGCAGGAAGATGGTTATGCACGTCTCAAACGCTGCATTTTGATTGGTGATCACCATCAGTTGCCGCCAGTTGTGAAGAATATGGCTTTTCAAAAGTATAGCCATATGGATCAAAGTTTGTTTACAAGGTTTGTCAGATTGGGTATTCCTTATATCGAACTCAATGCTCAAGGTCGTGCCAGACCAAGTATAGCCAAGCTTTATAACTGGAGATATAAAGAATTGGGAGATCTTCCTTATTTGAAAGAGGCAGCAAGCTTTCATAGAGCAAATGCTGGGTTCTCATATGATTATCAGCTAGTGGATGTGCCGGACTACCAAGGTAGGGGTGAGACTGCCCCTTCTCCTTGGTTTTATCAGAACGAGGGGGAAGCTGAATACGTTGTTAGTGTGTATATTTATATGCGTTTACTTGGGTACCCTGCAAATAAGATATCCATCTTGACAACTTACAATGGGCAGAAGCTTCTAATCCGAGATGTTATTAATCGTAGATGTGTACCATACAACTTCATTGGTGCCCCTAGCAAG GTGACGACAGTTGATAAATTTCAAGGTCAGCAGAATGATTACATATTACTGTCTCTAGTTCGAACCCGCTTTGTGGGGCATCTTCGTGATGTTAGAAGATTGATTGTGGCCATGTCTCGTGCTCGACTTGGTTTGTATGTATTCTGCCGCCGGTCTCTGTTTGAACAATGTTATGAACTACAGCCAACATTTCAACTTCTGCTTCAGAGGCCTGACCGACTTGCTCTCAACTTGAATGAGATAACATCTTACACAGAACGTAATGTTGCAGACACTGGTCCTGTTTACCATGTGAGTGGTAGCGAGGAGATGGCCAGCATTCTGGAACAGCTTTATCAG ATTCGGATCAGCAGCCACCCATATGATGGGTATATCACACATCCGGGCGATGACATACAGCAAAATGATGTTCCTGCGCAAAATGATATGGATACAGAGCAAGCCAATAATGATAGTGTTTCAGACATCACCGTGGAAACTTCAAAGACCGATGGCCTTGCAAATGGTACAAATGGTACAAATGGAGATTCTTCAATTGAAAATGGTTCAACTGGGAATGAAGATAACGACACTAAAAAATACGGTGGGCCGAAGGAGGAGCCTATGCTCGAGGATAGTTCGACTAAGAACGAGGATAATGAGACTGATAAAGATGATGGAAATACTATGCTGCAGGAAAGAACAACTACAATGGAAGAATAA
- the LOC111778596 gene encoding uncharacterized protein LOC111778596 isoform X2, giving the protein MEGTIAEELYSESLQSTKSKLADMSLSDYRQNRPSGSAVNDSCEDDGSLWGGSDEGLEETSDLDREWHRRHDQFHTIGYRDGLIAGKEAASQEGFNVGFKQSVSIGYKLGLVRGVSSVLASLPDDLKEKLVGIEENRSKFQSLYESVNSLSTADALRLFHNDIMAQHTKEECVDANTSSQTIDLLKQNSDNSRLGKFYGELQALLPTSPALNLHLHEEQ; this is encoded by the exons ATGGAGGGTACCATTGCTGAAGAACTTTATTCCGAGAGTTTACagtcaacaaaatcaaaattggcTGATATGTCATTATCTGATTACAGACAAAATCGGCCATCAG GTTCTGCTGTGAATGACTCGTGTGAAGATGATGGATCTTTATGGGGTGGTTCGGATGAAGGCTTGGAGGAAACATCTGATCTGGATAGGGAGTGGCATAGAAGACACGACCAATTTCATACG ATTGGATACCGTGATGGTTTAATTGCTGGGAAAGAAGCTGCATCTCAAGAGGGATTTAATGTTGGCTTCAAGCAGTCAGTCTCTATCGGATATAAGTTGGGTCTTGTCAGAGGTGTTAGCAG TGTGCTTGCTTCCCTTCCTGATGACTTGAAAGAGAAGCTAGTAGGGATTGAAGAAAACAGAAGTAAATTCCAAAGCTTGTATGAATCTGTGAACTCTCTTTCGACAGCAGATGCACTTAGGCTATTCCACAACGATATTATGGCACAACACACGAAAGAAGAATGCGTCGATGCAAATACGAGTTCGCAAACAATAGATTTGTTGAAGCAAAATTCAGATAACAGTCGTCTAGGAAAGTTCTATGGAGAGCTTCAAGCACTGTTGCCCACATCACCTGCTCTGAATCTTCATTTACATGAAGAACAGTAG
- the LOC111778596 gene encoding uncharacterized protein LOC111778596 isoform X1: MFIILIWMEGTIAEELYSESLQSTKSKLADMSLSDYRQNRPSGSAVNDSCEDDGSLWGGSDEGLEETSDLDREWHRRHDQFHTIGYRDGLIAGKEAASQEGFNVGFKQSVSIGYKLGLVRGVSSVLASLPDDLKEKLVGIEENRSKFQSLYESVNSLSTADALRLFHNDIMAQHTKEECVDANTSSQTIDLLKQNSDNSRLGKFYGELQALLPTSPALNLHLHEEQ; the protein is encoded by the exons ATgttcataattttgatttgg ATGGAGGGTACCATTGCTGAAGAACTTTATTCCGAGAGTTTACagtcaacaaaatcaaaattggcTGATATGTCATTATCTGATTACAGACAAAATCGGCCATCAG GTTCTGCTGTGAATGACTCGTGTGAAGATGATGGATCTTTATGGGGTGGTTCGGATGAAGGCTTGGAGGAAACATCTGATCTGGATAGGGAGTGGCATAGAAGACACGACCAATTTCATACG ATTGGATACCGTGATGGTTTAATTGCTGGGAAAGAAGCTGCATCTCAAGAGGGATTTAATGTTGGCTTCAAGCAGTCAGTCTCTATCGGATATAAGTTGGGTCTTGTCAGAGGTGTTAGCAG TGTGCTTGCTTCCCTTCCTGATGACTTGAAAGAGAAGCTAGTAGGGATTGAAGAAAACAGAAGTAAATTCCAAAGCTTGTATGAATCTGTGAACTCTCTTTCGACAGCAGATGCACTTAGGCTATTCCACAACGATATTATGGCACAACACACGAAAGAAGAATGCGTCGATGCAAATACGAGTTCGCAAACAATAGATTTGTTGAAGCAAAATTCAGATAACAGTCGTCTAGGAAAGTTCTATGGAGAGCTTCAAGCACTGTTGCCCACATCACCTGCTCTGAATCTTCATTTACATGAAGAACAGTAG
- the LOC111778613 gene encoding crossover junction endonuclease MUS81, producing the protein MDRQRIPVVCPENEDLAAFMWQKRLEMAETPKGISDKVDMTLYKAYFNVCNSKDSIKSMKDLSQIKGVGKWILKQVQVFFKNGSEGSGPEEVAGKGKKTKGTKRYVPQKNSVAYALLITLYRGTTNGNEYMRKQELIDAAEASGLSRVAIAPEKGKGKPGQFGSSTRDWYSGWNCMKTLVSRGLVVKSSCPAKYMLTEEGQQVARECLMRSGLLNSEKNFDTMKGSSILESCDISDRSANHLDSDVEVTSPSICRSSQNKSIDVPLESLERFMRMGYSKHQVLDSFKEVSEDNPNKDISSLWPAVLCRLREDLVYGQVEAVGRENRSTGSNEGHVPKIVVSDNGERSFNLRACSSSNHSITESRKDVVKENTNILSMPPLSFGEKFEDAYSIVLILDDREQFANHSSRSRRMIENICSQFKIQIEIRRLPVGDGIWIARHKHLDNEYVLDFIVERKNIDDLRCSIRDNRYRDQKLKLLRCGLKRMIYLVEGDPNSSEAAESIKTACFTTEILEGFDVQRTSGLSDTLKKYGYLTHAITQYYILQASDERLSHFDVCPRLDVFIKKCQELDKMTVSDVFALQLMQVPQVTEEIAVAVLDLYPTLLSLARAYSLLDDNVTQQEEMLRRQSNNLINAAASRNIFHLVWGSGK; encoded by the exons ATGGACCGGCAGAGAATTCCGGTCGTCTGTCCGGAGAATGAAGACCTTGCCGCCTTCATGTGGCAGAAGCGGCTAGAAATGGCGGAGACACCCAAAGGAATCTCTGATAAAGTCGATATGACTCTGTACAAAGCTTATTTCAATGTCTGCAACTCCAAGGACTCCATTAAGTCCATGAAGGATCTCTCCCAGATCAA AGGCGTAGGGAAGTGGATTCTTAAACAAgtacaagttttttttaagaatggCTCTGAAGGTTCTGGACCTGAAGAAGTGGCGGGAAAAG GTAAGAAAACAAAGGGAACCAAACGCTATGTTCCACAGAAGAATTCAGTTGCATATGCCTTATTGATTACTCTTTATAG GGGTACAACAAATGGGAATGAATACATGCGTAAGCAGGAGCTTATTGATGCAGCTGAAGCAAGTGGTCTTTCTAGGGTGGCAATTGC GCCAGAAAAAGGTAAAGGAAAACCTGGTCAATTTGGAAGCTCTACAAGGGATTGGTACAGTGGATGGAACTGCATGAAGACATTGGTATCTAGAGGATTAGTGGTGAAGTCTAGTTGCCCAGCAAA ATACATGCTTACAGAGGAGGGGCAGCAAGTGGCACGTGAATGTCTTATGAGATCTGGACTGTTAAATTCAGAAAAGAACTTTGACACTATGAAAGGATCGTCTATTCTTGAATCATGCGATATATCTGATCGCAGTGCTAATCATCTTGATTCAGATGTAGAAGTGACTTCACCATCTATTTGTCGGAGTAGTCAAAATAAATCAATCGATGTTCCCCTTGAATCACTTGAGAGG TTTATGCGCATGGGCTACTCTAAGCATCAAGTTCTTGATTCCtttaaagaagtttcagaGGATAACCCGAACAAGGATATCTCATCACTTTGGCCAGCAGTCTTATGTCGCCTTCGTGAAGATCTTGTTTACG GTCAAGTAGAAGCAGTTGGAAGGGAGAATAGGTCGACAGGTTCTAATGAGGGACATGTGCCAAAGATCGTTGTTAGTGATAATGGAGAGAGATCTTTTAACTTGAGAGCTTGCTCATCATCT AATCATTCCATCACTGAATCCCGTAAAGAtgttgtgaaagaaaatacgaacatCTTGAGCATGCCACCTTTGAGCtttggtgagaaatttgaagatgcttataGCATAGTCTTGATATTGGACGATCGAGAACAGTTTGCCAACCACAG TTCTCGGTCTAGGAGAATGATTGAGAATATCTGTAGCCAATTCAAGATCCAGATTGAG ATTAGGAGGCTTCCGGTTGGTGATGGAATCTGGATAGCTCGCCATAAACATCTTGATAATGAAtatgttcttgattttattGTTGAGAGGAAAAATATTGATGATTTGCGGTGCTCAATCAGGGACAATCGCTATAGAGACcagaaattaaaacttttg AGATGTGGGCTTAAAAGGATGATATATCTTGTGGAAGGTGATCCCAATTCATCTGAAGCGGCAGAAAGCATCAAAACAGC TTGCTTTACAACAGAGATTTTAGAGGGATTTGATGTGCAAAGAACCAGTGGCTTGTCAGATACACTAAAGAAGTATGGTTATCTTACTCATGCAATTACACAATACTACATATTACAGGCATCTGATGAGCGTCTTAGTCATTTTGATGTCTGTCCTCGTCTCGATGTATTTATCAAAAAGTGCCAAGAATTGGATAAGATGACGGTTAGTGATGTTTTTGCACTTCAGCTCATGCAG GTGCCTCAAGTTACAGAGGAGATTGCGGTCGCTGTTTTGGATTTGTACCCCACTCTTCTATCACTTGCCCGAGCATACTCTCTTTTA GACGATAATGTCACCCaacaagaagagatgttaaGGAGACAGAGCAACAATTTGATCAATGCAGCTGCTAGCCggaatatttttcatttggtaTGGGGTAGTGGGAAATAG
- the LOC111778624 gene encoding ATP synthase subunit d, mitochondrial-like: MSGTVKKVSDATFKASKNIDWDGMAKLLVSDEARKEFSNLRRAFEEVNSALQTKFSQEPEPIDWEYYRKGIGPRLVDMYKEAYDSIEIPKFVDTVTPQYKPKFDSLLVELKEAEEKSLKESERLEKEIVEVQEMKKKISTMTADEYFEKHPELRKKFDDEIRNDYWGY, translated from the exons ATGAGCGGCACCGTTAAGAAAGTGTCCGATGCTACCTTCAAAGCATCCAAGAACATCGATTGGGATGGCATGGCCAAGCTTTTGGTCTCCGATGAGGCTCGTAAGGAGTTCTCAAACCTTCGCCGAGCCTTCGAGGAGGTTAACTCTGCCCTCCAGACTAAATTTAGCCAG GAACCGGAGCCCATAGACTGGGAATATTACAGAAAGGGAATTGGACCCCGCCTGGTCGACATGTACAAAGAGGCTTATGACA GCATCGAGATCCCCAAGTTTGTAGACACAGTGACTCCGCAGTACAAACCTAAATTTGATTCATTG CTGGTAGAATTGAAGGAAGCTGAAGAAAAATCCCTGAAGGAGTCTGAGAGGTTGGAGAAGGAGATTGTCGAAGTTCAAGAAATGAAG AAAAAGATCAGCACCATGACTGCTGATGAATACTTTGAGAAGCATCCTGAGCTGAGGAAGAAATTCGATGATGAAATCCGAAACGACTACTGGGGCTATTGA